The following coding sequences lie in one Novipirellula aureliae genomic window:
- the atpD gene encoding F0F1 ATP synthase subunit beta, producing MSTETAQGAIGKVTQVIGSTFDAEFPEGQLPKIYNAVEIKSEHKGVSVNLVGEVQQHLGGGRIRAIALGSTDGMMRGMDVHDTGKPVTVPVGEATLGRVFNVLGNPIDNRGDVQADDYWPIHRQAPPVSELSTNTEVFETGIKVIDLLTPFVRGGKAGLFGGAGLGKTVILTELIARIASSHGGYSVFAGVGERTREGTDLWLEMQETEIGQTGRKVIEQTCMVFGQMNEPPGSRLRVALSALTMAEFFRDSTGADTLLFVDNIFRFSQAGSEVSALLGRMPSAVGYQPTLATEMGALQERITSTKKGAITSVQAVYVPADDPTDPAPATAFGQLDAFIYLERSISEKGIYPAIDPLASNSRILDPQYVGDRHYTIARRVQTILQRYRELQDIIAILGVDELNEEDKMIVHRARRIERFLSQPFLVAEVFTGKAGEITSLEDTIRSFEEICDGKWDHLPEQAFMYVGVIEQAEAQAKKMGSK from the coding sequence ATGTCTACTGAAACCGCACAAGGCGCGATCGGCAAGGTTACTCAAGTCATTGGCTCAACCTTCGACGCTGAATTCCCCGAAGGCCAATTGCCCAAAATTTACAACGCCGTCGAGATCAAGAGCGAGCATAAAGGCGTCTCGGTCAACTTGGTAGGCGAGGTCCAGCAACATCTCGGCGGAGGCCGCATACGGGCGATCGCCCTCGGTAGTACCGATGGAATGATGCGTGGCATGGACGTTCATGACACCGGTAAACCTGTCACCGTCCCCGTCGGCGAAGCGACGCTTGGACGAGTCTTTAATGTGCTCGGTAACCCGATCGACAATCGTGGTGACGTCCAAGCGGACGACTATTGGCCCATTCACCGCCAAGCTCCTCCCGTCTCCGAATTGTCGACCAACACCGAAGTCTTCGAAACGGGGATCAAGGTTATCGACTTGTTAACTCCGTTTGTGCGTGGTGGTAAAGCAGGCCTATTCGGTGGTGCTGGATTGGGCAAAACGGTAATCCTAACCGAGCTGATCGCTCGAATCGCGAGTAGCCATGGTGGTTATTCGGTCTTCGCCGGAGTCGGTGAAAGAACTCGTGAAGGAACCGACCTGTGGCTCGAAATGCAAGAAACCGAAATTGGCCAAACCGGCCGTAAGGTGATTGAGCAAACGTGTATGGTATTCGGTCAAATGAACGAACCGCCTGGGTCGCGTCTGCGTGTCGCATTGTCCGCGTTGACGATGGCTGAATTCTTCCGCGACTCGACCGGTGCTGACACCCTGCTATTCGTCGATAACATTTTCCGTTTCTCCCAAGCGGGTTCGGAAGTGTCCGCGCTGCTTGGCCGGATGCCATCGGCGGTAGGTTATCAACCGACTTTGGCAACCGAAATGGGGGCTTTGCAAGAGCGAATCACGTCGACCAAAAAGGGCGCAATCACGTCGGTGCAAGCTGTTTATGTGCCTGCGGATGACCCGACGGACCCGGCTCCTGCAACGGCGTTTGGTCAACTCGATGCGTTCATTTACTTGGAACGATCGATTTCGGAAAAAGGTATCTATCCTGCGATCGACCCATTAGCTTCAAACTCACGTATTTTGGACCCACAATATGTCGGCGATCGTCACTACACGATTGCCCGCCGCGTCCAAACGATTCTACAGCGTTATCGCGAACTGCAAGACATTATCGCGATCCTTGGTGTCGACGAATTGAATGAAGAAGACAAGATGATCGTTCATCGTGCTCGTCGAATCGAACGCTTCTTGTCCCAACCTTTCTTGGTCGCAGAAGTGTTCACGGGCAAGGCCGGTGAAATCACATCGCTTGAAGATACGATCCGAAGCTTCGAAGAAATTTGTGACGGCAAATGGGATCATCTCCCCGAGCAAGCGTTCATGTATGTCGGCGTCATTGAGCAAGCCGAAGCCCAAGCCAAAAAAATGGGGTCAAAGTAA
- a CDS encoding class I SAM-dependent methyltransferase: protein MSLTAVEAKKSIEPHRSRLYKNLVPVYQNVWPAVAKRNIRIGIASLNIEPGKEILEVGVGTGLSLDCYPRDIRLTGVDLSEKMLEEAQNLIEERQWSHVEVEPGNAESLNFADDSFDVVTSFHTISVVSDPHAMMSEVVRVCRPGGRILLVNHFRSDNPMIARVVDSAGNITKHLGWRTDLDLGEVIAKLPIQVDHCYKANPLSFFTILEATVLK from the coding sequence ATGAGTTTAACCGCTGTTGAAGCAAAAAAATCGATTGAGCCACACCGCAGTCGTTTATACAAGAATTTGGTTCCGGTCTACCAAAACGTCTGGCCTGCGGTTGCAAAGCGAAACATTCGAATTGGGATTGCGTCTCTAAACATCGAGCCAGGTAAAGAGATTTTGGAAGTCGGTGTTGGCACGGGCCTTTCTCTCGATTGCTATCCGCGAGACATCCGGCTCACCGGTGTTGATTTGTCCGAAAAGATGCTCGAGGAAGCTCAGAATTTGATCGAAGAGCGACAGTGGAGCCATGTTGAGGTGGAGCCCGGGAATGCCGAGTCCTTGAACTTTGCCGATGACTCCTTCGATGTCGTCACATCGTTCCACACGATCAGTGTGGTTTCCGACCCTCACGCGATGATGAGTGAAGTGGTTCGAGTGTGCCGACCAGGCGGTCGCATCCTGTTGGTCAACCATTTCCGTAGTGACAATCCCATGATCGCGCGTGTTGTTGATTCAGCGGGAAACATTACGAAGCACCTAGGTTGGCGCACTGATTTGGATCTCGGTGAAGTGATCGCCAAATTGCCTATCCAAGTCGATCATTGCTATAAAGCTAATCCATTGTCGTTTTTTACGATCTTGGAAGCGACGGTATTAAAATAG
- the atpC gene encoding ATP synthase F1 subunit epsilon, protein MSIRCVVVTPEKTEFDREADSVVLPMFDGELGVMKGHSPFIGRLGYGTLKLETAAGQQRYFIDGGFAQVEDNTVNVLTSRAIPVDLLSSEEAQSSLDEAFELPSATPEQVDLKENAVRRARGKLRASR, encoded by the coding sequence ATGTCGATTCGATGTGTAGTGGTGACGCCTGAGAAGACGGAGTTCGACCGCGAAGCGGATTCCGTCGTGTTGCCAATGTTTGATGGTGAGTTAGGCGTGATGAAGGGGCATTCCCCATTCATCGGGCGTCTTGGCTATGGAACTCTCAAATTGGAGACCGCTGCCGGTCAACAACGGTACTTTATCGATGGCGGTTTCGCGCAAGTCGAAGACAACACTGTCAACGTCCTGACTTCCCGAGCAATCCCGGTCGACTTGCTTAGCAGCGAAGAAGCCCAATCCTCGCTCGACGAAGCGTTTGAACTGCCATCCGCAACGCCCGAACAAGTGGATCTGAAAGAGAATGCCGTTCGGCGAGCAAGAGGCAAGCTGCGAGCCTCGCGGTAA